Proteins from a single region of Kluyveromyces lactis strain NRRL Y-1140 chromosome C complete sequence:
- a CDS encoding uncharacterized protein (highly similar to uniprot|P40188 Saccharomyces cerevisiae YIL057C Hypothetical ORF) has protein sequence MTKKDKGPKFANVTTKSGEVVKVFEDLNDFETFIKNETEDEEFDHVHCHLKYYPPFVLHESHEDPEKIKDSANSHSKKFVRHLHQHIEKHLLKDIKERIKLPDLKFKDKAKEESFEHIVWKYNDVTQYHGKDFEIHITVECHNDSAIVDVDYLTKPLTAAVEA, from the coding sequence ATGACCAAGAAGGATAAAGGACCAAAGTTTGCTAATGTCACCACCAAGTCCGGAGAAGTCGTCAAGgtgtttgaagatttgaacGATTTCGAAACATTCATTAAGAACGAAactgaagatgaggaaTTTGATCACGTTCATTGTCATTTGAAGTACTATCCTCCATTTGTACTACACGAATCGCATGAGGATCCTGAAAAGATTAAGGATTCAGCCAATTCacattcaaagaagtttgTGAGGCATTTGCATCAGCATATCGAAAAACATTTGCTAAAGGACATCAAAGAGAGAATCAAGCTGCCTGATTTGAAGTTTAAAGACAAGGCAAAGGAAGAATCGTTTGAACACATTGTATGGAAGTATAATGATGTAACCCAGTATCACGGTAAAGATTTCGAAATCCATATTACCGTGGAGTGCCACAACGATTCGGCTATTGTAGATGTCGATTATTTGACAAAACCACTAACAGCTGCCGTCGAAGCTTAG
- the ARG56 gene encoding bifunctional acetylglutamate kinase/N-acetyl-gamma-glutamyl-phosphate reductase (highly similar to uniprot|Q01217 Saccharomyces cerevisiae YER069W ARG5 6 Bifunctional enzyme with acetylglutamate kinase and N-acetyl-gamma-glutamyl-phosphate reductase activities catalyzes the second and third steps in the biosynthesis of the arginine precursor ornithine forms a complex with Arg2p): MSVPSARLLMSTKGLNPSRLSKVASILARCSPSIPKRVGYSKRFVSSANGVGSTGTRSTVIQLLNNIGSKREVEQYLKYFTSVSQQQFAVIKVGGAIISDNLQELASCLAFLYHVGLYPIVLHGTGPQVNGRLEAQGIEPDYIDGIRITDDHTMAVVRQCFLEQNLKLVTALEQLGVRARPITSGVFTAEYLDKDKYKLVGDITSVARDPIEASIKAGVLPILTSLAETPSGQMLNVNADVAAGELARVFEPLKIVYLNEKGGIINGSTGEKVSVINLDEEYDELMKQSWVKFGTKLKIKEIKDLLDFLPRSSSVAIINVQDLQKELFTDSGAGTLIRRGYKLIRRSTLQEFPSSDALRDILQSDPDIQSGAQSVASYLRDLNESDFTSYADEPLDVLAIVKKDSVVAKLDKFLCSQTGWLNNVTDNVFKALKRDFPALQWVINEDDANIAWHFNKSDGSYLKNGKVLFWYGVKDLNTVSELISEFIKTSPESGTAPSFSGSSSGVFSSGQSSRSYSTRARSAPKVEGTNKSPAKVALIGARGYTGQNLISLIDSHPFLELSHVSSRQNAGKKLEGYNKSEIIYSNLQIDDIKKLESEGAVDVWVMALPNKVCEPFVEAIESVANGKSKIVDLSADHRFVPETEWSYGLPELNNREAIANAKKIANPGCYATGAQVAIAPLSEYITGLPTVFGVSGYSGAGTTPSPKNDPKFLNNNLIPYSLTNHIHEREISTRLGLEVAFVPHVAQWFQGISHTISIPIKKNSLSSEQIKALYTEFYANEKLVHVADDIPLVKDVSGTHGVVVGGFKVNDAKDRVVVCATIDNLLKGAATQCLQNINLALSYGEYDGIPDNKIIQ; encoded by the coding sequence atgTCTGTCCCATCTGCGAGATTGTTGATGTCAACGAAGGGTTTGAATCCATCTCGTTTGAGCAAAGTTGCTTCGATTTTGGCTAGATGTTCTCCTTCAATCCCAAAGAGAGTTGGTTATTCGAAAAGATTTGTTTCTAGTGCTAACGGTGTTGGATCTACTGGGACTAGATCTACGGTTATTCAATTATTGAACAATATTGGATCGAAAAGAGAAGTAGAACAATATTTGAAGTACTTCACTTCGGTTTCGCAACAGCAATTTGCTGTTATTAAAGTCGGTGGTGCTATTATCAGTGATAACTTGCAGGAATTGGCATCGTGCCTTGCATTTTTGTATCACGTTGGGTTGTACCCAATCGTCTTGCATGGTACTGGTCCTCAAGTGAACGGTAGATTGGAAGCCCAAGGTATCGAACCTGATTATATTGATGGTATTAGAATTACCGATGATCATACCATGGCTGTTGTTAGACAGTGTTTCTTGGAacagaatttgaaattagTTACTGCTTTGGAACAACTTGGTGTTCGTGCTAGACCAATTACTTCTGGTGTTTTCACCGCTGAATATTTGGATAAGGATAAGTATAAATTAGTAGGTGACATCACCTCTGTAGCTAGAGATCCAATTGAAGCTTCAATCAAGGCTGGTGTCTTACCAATTTTGACTTCGTTGGCCGAAACTCCTTCTGGTCAAATGTTGAATGTCAATGCTGATGTCGCTGCTGGTGAACTTGCTAGAGTCTTTGAACCTCTAAAAATTGTTTACTTGAATGAGAAGGGCGGTATCATTAACGGTAGCACCGGTGAGAAGGTTTCAGTGATTAACttagatgaagaatacgatgaattgatgaagCAAAGTTGGGTCAAGTTCGGAACTAAGTtgaaaatcaaagaaattaaagatttGTTGGACTTCTTGCCAAGATCTTCGTCCGTGGCCATCATCAATGTTCAAGATTTGCAAAAAGAATTGTTCACCGATTCTGGTGCAGGTACTTTGATTAGAAGAGGCTACAAGTTAATTCGAAGATCTACTTTACAGGAATTCCCATCCTCTGACGCTTTGAGAGATATCTTACAAAGTGACCCAGACATCCAATCCGGTGCTCAATCAGTTGCTTCTTATTTGAGAGACTTGAACGAATCAGATTTCACTTCTTACGCTGATGAACCACTAGATGTTCTTGCCATTGTCAAGAAAGATTCTGTGGTGGCAAAACTAGATAAATTCCTATGTTCCCAGACCGGCTGGTTGAATAACGTCACCGATAACGTTTTCAAAGCTTTGAAACGTGACTTCCCTGCCCTACAATGGGTGatcaatgaagatgatgcGAACATCGCTTGgcatttcaacaaatctgATGGTTCCTATTTGAAGAACGGTAAGGTTCTATTCTGGTATGGTGTCAAAGATTTGAACACTGTATCCGAATTAATATCCGAGTTCATTAAGACCTCCCCTGAAAGCGGTACCGCTCCATCCTTCTCTGGTTCCTCCAGTGGTGTATTTTCCAGTGGTCAATCATCCAGATCTTACTCCACTAGGGCCAGATCTGCTCCTAAAGTAGAAGGCACTAACAAGAGCCCTGCTAAAGTTGCTTTGATTGGTGCCAGAGGTTACACAGGTCAAAATcttatttcattgatagaCTCACATCCATTTTTGGAATTATCTCACGTCTCCTCTCGTCAAAACGCTGGTAAGAAGTTGGAAGGATATAACAAGTCTGAGATTATTTATTCGAATCTACAAATTGATGACATAAAGAAACTAGAAAGTGAAGGTGCTGTCGATGTGTGGGTCATGGCGTTGCCAAACAAAGTGTGCGAACCATTCGTTGAGGCCATTGAGTCGGTTGCCAACGGTAAATCCAAAATTGTCGATCTATCCGCTGATCATAGATTTGTCCCGGAGACGGAATGGAGCTACGGATTACCAGAGTTAAACAACAGAGAAGCAATTGCCAATGCTAAAAAGATTGCTAACCCCGGTTGTTACGCCACCGGTGCCCAAGTAGCGATTGCTCCTCTATCGGAATACATCACAGGATTACCCACAGTCTTTGGTGTTTCTGGTTATTCTGGTGCTGGTACTACACCATCTCCAAAGAATGATCCaaaattcttgaacaacAATCTAATTCCTTACTCCTTAACAAACCATATCCATGAGCGTGAAATTTCAACTCGTTTGGGTTTGGAAGTCGCATTTGTTCCTCATGTTGCCCAATGGTTCCAAGGTATTTCTCATACTATTTCTATTCCTATTAAGAAGAACTCACTATCTTCAGAACAAATTAAG
- the SNP1 gene encoding U1 snRNP complex subunit SNP1 (weakly similar to uniprot|Q00916 Saccharomyces cerevisiae YIL061C SNP1 U1snRNP 70K protein homolog): MKPQTRKYNRHNGFHTLTKLPSSVSKLFTQGPPLPPSRVRVRRNQNKKYALTGVSAVLQHVSEYKKATHPVSENQHLKVYDEAMNESHKEQEELMKKIQEWHPESDANISSDPYRTLFVGRLHYAVDEVELQKSFVKYGDIESCRIVRDQDGKSRGYGFVQFTSYEDSKQCFRELGVRKGIEIMGRTSIVDIERGRTVKFFKPRRLGGGLGGRGYQRKDLVNKLTGASTRPMHEHARRPIRRHDTFERRGPPQGHSHSYQPTSPISSPASNFQKTASSSYRSRRDRSRNDTSNGSTDTLMY, from the coding sequence ATGAAACCACAAACGAGGAAATACAACAGGCATAATGGCTTTCACACTTTGACCAAACTTCCGTCTTCAGTATCAAAGTTATTTACACAAGGTCCACCATTACCACCATCGAGAGTGAGAGTAAGGCGAAACcagaacaagaaatatGCACTCACTGGTGTATCAGCCGTGTTGCAACATGTTTCAGAGTATAAGAAGGCAACCCATCCCGTATCAGAGAACCAACACTTGAAAGTATATGATGAAGCCATGAACGAATCGCACAAAGAACAGGAGgagttgatgaagaaaatacaaGAGTGGCACCCTGAATCAGATGCAAACATTTCTAGTGACCCCTACCGCACATTATTTGTCGGACGGTTACACTATGCCGTAGACGAAGTTGAACTACAGAAGAGTTTCGTCAAATACGGCGACATTGAATCGTGCAGAATAGTAAGAGACCAAGACGGTAAGAGCCGAGGATACGGTTTTGTGCAGTTTACCAGTTATGAAGACTCCAAACAGTGTTTCAGAGAGCTTGGTGTAAGGAAGGGAATAGAAATCATGGGCCGAACATCCATCGTTGATATAGAAAGAGGCAGAACGGtgaaattcttcaaacctCGACGTCTAGGTGGAGGATTAGGAGGACGAGGTTACCAAAGGAAAGATCTCGTAAATAAATTAACTGGTGCTTCAACAAGACCGATGCATGAACATGCTAGAAGACCCATCAGAAGACACGATACCTTCGAAAGAAGAGGTCCTCCACAAGGGCATTCCCATTCTTATCAACCAACTAGTCCAATATCCTCACCTGCATcaaatttccaaaaaacTGCAAGTTCTAGCTACCGATCAAGGAGGGACAGATCTCGCAATGATACTTCCAATGGTTCTACAGACACATTGATGTATTGA
- the MOT2 gene encoding CCR4-NOT core ubiquitin-protein ligase subunit MOT2 (similar to uniprot|P34909 Saccharomyces cerevisiae YER068W MOT2 Component of the CCR4-NOT transcription regulatory complex which represses transcription at least in part by inhibiting functional TBP-DNA interactions and also aids in transcription elongation interacts with C-terminal region of Not1p): MNATATENPHVHQNQHEIQKALSNYDTSFLSDDEEDLCPLCIEPLDVMDKHFKPCPCGYQICQFCYNNIRQNPELNGRCPACRRKYDDESVEYIVLSPEELKMERSKQARKERDRKQRERERRENDTHNRKQLAGMRVIQKNLVYVIGLNPPYPYEELPSILRSDKYFGQYGKINKIVINKKTGHEHHSVSNSSSHINSGYGIYVTFSRKDDAAKCIQAIDGIYIDGHQVKAAYGTTKYCSSYLRGQPCPNPNCMFLHEPGEEADAFNNARKEHAHHSHAPPTLAKPSTSASSTPKLAHASLRTDDSTVPAAATSSSKQTAPVLTPAPVPSGSNPWGISQAPTPVSTIFNKTSTSTTFPTLSSSLGETLNSPGPGTPTTTGSAPTANSSSNVSSKKKGEKTYEDPYDPMATCVKFLDQTFKFLSDIPERSYTFNSNLLDDETYQSYPSLFSFEKIGCSEQSEGVLGAKLCDLLTIKPVDHMSSLLPFIQNKATPTMLPPGIAVQQPQLVQQQKQQLQQQQLQQQQQQLSLQMQLQAQQGMAQQGMAQQVMSQPQSNSSDLLNQLIHGKKQTAAV, from the coding sequence ATGAATGCCACGGCTACGGAAAATCCGCATGTTCATCAGAATCAGCATGAGATTCAGAAAGCTTTATCAAATTACGATACGTCCTTCTTATCGGATGACGAAGAGGACTTGTGTCCACTTTGTATAGAACCACTCGATGTTATGGATAAGCATTTCAAGCCTTGTCCTTGTGGATATCAGATTTGTCAGTTTTGTTATAACAATATTCGTCAAAATCCTGAGCTTAATGGTCGATGTCCGGCTTGTCGTCGAAAGTACGACGATGAAAGCGTCGAGTACATCGTTCTTTCTCCAgaagagttgaaaatgGAACGTTCCAAGCAGGCCAGAAAAGAACGTGATCGTAAGCAAAGGGAGCGTGAACGTAGAGAAAATGACACTCATAATAGGAAACAGCTTGCTGGTATGAGGGTCattcagaagaatttgGTTTACGTTATTGGGTTGAATCCACCTTACCCTTACGAAGAACTTCCATCCATCTTGAGATCGGACAAGTATTTTGGCCAGTATGGAAAAATTAACAAGATCGTCATCAATAAGAAGACTGGACACGAGCACCattctgtttcaaattcatcgaGTCATATAAATTCAGGTTACGGTATTTACGTTACTTTTTCCAGAAAAGACGATGCAGCAAAATGTATTCAAGCCATAGATGGTATCTATATTGATGGACATCAAGTGAAAGCAGCATATGGTACAACAAAGTACTGCTCCTCGTATTTGAGGGGACAACCATGTCCAAATCCGAACTGTATGTTTTTACATGAACCAGGGGAAGAAGCGGATGCTTTCAACAATGCCAGGAAGGAACATGCCCATCACTCACATGCACCACCTACACTTGCTAAACCGTCTACAAGTGCAAGCTCTACGCCAAAGCTTGCTCATGCTTCATTGAGAACAGATGACTCTACTGTGCCAGCAGCTGCAACTTCAAGCTCGAAGCAAACCGCTCCTGTGCTAACACCAGCTCCAGTTCCATCTGGTTCAAACCCATGGGGTATATCTCAAGCACCCACACCAGTTTCTACTATTTTCAACAAGACTTCTACTTCTACCACTTTCCCTACGTTGTCAAGCTCCTTGGGGGAAACTCTGAACAGTCCAGGTCCAGGCACTCCTACGACCACTGGATCTGCCCCAACAGCaaactcttcttctaacgTAAgttcgaagaagaagggcGAAAAGACATACGAGGATCCTTACGATCCAATGGCAACATGTGTTAAGTTCCTAGATCAAACTTTTAAGTTTTTATCAGATATTCCTGAAAGAAGCTACACATTCAACTCCAACTTATTGGATGACGAAACATATCAAAGTTACCCATCACTTTTTTCATTTGAGAAGATTGGATGTAGTGAGCAATCTGAAGGTGTCTTGGGTGCCAAACTATGTGATTTGCTTACTATAAAACCTGTGGACCACATGTCCTCTCTTCTGCcattcattcaaaacaAGGCTACACCTACCATGTTACCACCGGGAATTGCTGTCCAGCAACCACAATTAGTACAACAGCAGAAGCAGCAGCTacagcaacagcaattacagcaacagcaacaacagctTTCACTGCAAATGCAACTACAAGCCCAACAAGGCATGGCGCAGCAAGGCATGGCGCAGCAAGTTATGAGCCAGCCACAAAGCAATTCTTCCGATCTACTAAATCAATTAATTCACGGTAAGAAACAGACTGCTGCCGTATAA
- a CDS encoding uncharacterized protein (weakly similar to uniprot|P40522 Saccharomyces cerevisiae YIL056W Hypothetical ORF and to uniprot|P40041 Saccharomyces cerevisiae YER064C Non-essential nuclear protein; null mutation has global effects on transcription), giving the protein MNKVHKPSGTTHRIREQLNFSDDKKWKQFSSRRLELIDKFNLSERKASEQDENIRQIAHILRTEFGYPTITSSEFEKLVTAAVQSVRRNRKRSTKTRSKRSEMSSATSDEDWLISRTTSPVHSHHSGASSLASSSTTHAASNPSSVPASQVAPHATLQPSQNHTPQMPLLSGSSLPIHSSTSSTNNINSPAPIIQPKPIRMVYKSSTSLHQQLNNSNTFKQSYDEFMRDVIKDLTTNPINVQQENEQKSQANLADLALSTHDFSLLNLALTKNKSNNAGNDQTDQQHPQQQPQQQQQDTIPFFLKEKLMHFIQNSKTLIDLSSNLNTQENNNLLKLGQHVILSSISFVLEKFFSNLSVNSVDYLHDKLSSCDSLSEMCIKLIGSGTKRNLNQLPLEWRVKLLNFILGGVVKDFGFDPCVYPLAEIFHDSILKKYPLVCKDGKSSGTSSFKNAVIASLPLKPEFANKDMNKKVVIKFGDKEQRFVFHLLSNGAPTIHEILENSSILFQINKEKISSLVIVHRNEIVKDDAQLASLLNGFSNEEIVLEINDHSKLTNSNSSSMNGLQILSSVSQVAAENTASSPSCITALDNIISRIASPISSIKKEESSSLPPLLHPPSIPNKHGKNFVNGLPQPVFQPLL; this is encoded by the coding sequence ATGAATAAGGTTCACAAACCTAGTGGTACCACACATCGCATAAGGGAGCAGCTAAATTTCAGCGATGACAAAAAATGGAAACAGTTTTCTTCCAGAAGGCTTGAATTAATTGATAAGTTCAATTTGAGTGAGAGGAAGGCCAGTGAgcaagatgaaaatattaGACAAATTGCCCATATACTGAGGACTGAATTCGGGTATCCTACCATTACTTCGTCGGagtttgaaaagttggttACGGCGGCTGTGCAGTCCGTAAGACGTAATAGGAAACGGTCTACAAAAACCAGATCGAAACGATCTGAGATGAGTAGTGCCACTTCGGATGAGGACTGGCttatttcaagaacaacTTCTCCAGTACATTCGCATCATTCAGGGGCTTCAAGTTTGGCATCATCATCGACAACTCACGCTGCTTCAAATCCATCTTCTGTGCCGGCATCCCAAGTCGCTCCACATGCCACATTACAACCCTCTCAAAACCATACACCTCAAATGCCACTTCTGAGTGGCAGTTCACTACCCATACATTCATCCACTTCTTCTACCAATAACATAAACAGTCCGGCTCCAATAATTCAGCCAAAACCTATTCGCATGGTGTACAAGTCATCTACTTCCCTACATCAACAGCTGAATAACTCAAACACTTTCAAGCAAAGCTATGACGAATTCATGAGGGATGTTATCAAAGACTTGACTACGAATCCAATAAATgttcaacaagaaaatgaacaaaaaagtCAAGCAAACCTTGCTGACTTGGCTCTATCTACCCATGATTTctctcttttgaatttagCTTTGACAAAGAATAAGAGCAATAACGCGGGAAATGATCAAACTGATCAACAACATCCGCAACAACAACcgcagcagcagcaacaggATACAATTccattctttttgaaagaaaaattgatgcatttcattcaaaattcGAAGACGTTGATAGATCTTTCTTCGAATTTGAATACacaagaaaacaacaacttACTGAAACTAGGACAACATGTAATATTATCATCCATCTCCTTTGTGCtagaaaaatttttcagcaACTTGTCTGTGAATTCAGTAGACTACCTGCACGACAAATTATCATCGTGTGACTCCTTATCCGAGATGTGTATCAAACTAATTGGCAGTGGTACAAAACggaatttgaatcaattgcCTCTAGAGTGGAGAGTtaaattattgaatttcatTCTAGGAGGTGTTGTTAAGGATTTTGGCTTTGATCCATGTGTGTATCCATTGGCGGAGATTTTCCATGACTCcatcttgaagaaatatccATTAGTTTGCAAAGACGGGAAATCAAGTGGAACTAGCTCCTTTAAGAATGCTGTTATTGCTTCTTTACCACTAAAACCTGAGTTTGCAAACAAAGATATGAATAAAAAGGTTGTTATCAAATTTGGTGACAAAGAACAAAGGTTTGtgtttcatcttttgaGCAACGGAGCTCCAACGATCCACGAAATTTTAGAGAATagttcaattcttttccaGATCAATAAGgaaaagatttcttcattagTCATTGTACATCGTAACGAAATTGTGAAAGATGATGCCCAACTGGCCTCTTTATTGAATGGCTTttcaaatgaagaaattgttttAGAAATTAATGACCACTCGAAGCTCACGAATTCCAAcagttcttcaatgaatgGGTTACAAATTCTCAGTAGCGTTTCTCAAGTTGCAGCTGAAAACACCGCATCTTCTCCTTCTTGCATCACCGCTTTGGACAACATTATTAGCAGAATTGCTTCACCAATCAGTTCCATAAAGAAGGAAGAGTCTTCATCGCTTCCACCCCTGTTGCATCCTCCATCAATACCAAACAAACACGGCAAAAATTTTGTTAATGGATTACCTCAACCGGTATTCCAACCATTATTATAG
- the ICL1 gene encoding isocitrate lyase 1 (highly similar to uniprot|P28240 Saccharomyces cerevisiae YER065C ICL1 Isocitrate lyase catalyzes the formation of succinate and glyoxylate from isocitrate a key reaction of the glyoxylate cycle expression of ICL1 is induced by growth on ethanol and repressed by growth on glucose), protein MVSVKASAAEKKEFLQSQIDEIEKWWSEPRWKDTKRIYSAYEIAKRRGSVKPNTFPSTVMSQKLFKILGEHAKNGTVSKTFGALDPVQVTQMSKYLDTIYVSGWQCSSTASTSNEPGPDLADYPMDTVPNKVEHLFKAQQFHDRKQWERICDGTIEESEIIDYLTPIVADGDAGHGGLTAVFKLTKMFIERGAAGIHIEDQTSTNKKCGHMAGRCVIPVQEHINRLITCRMAADVLGSDLILVARTDSEAATLLSSTADSRDHYFILGASNPAVKGKPLNDLLNKAILDGATIDDLQTIEKEWLAKADVKLFHEVFADAAKAAGKDQSVIDQFNSKVNPLSETSIYEMQALAKELLGTELFFDWDLPRGREGLYRYQGGTQCSVMRARAFAPYADLCWMESNYPDYEQAKEFAEGVTAKFPGKWMAYNLSPSFNWTKAMSVDEQETFIQRLGDLGYIWQFITLAGLHTSGLAIEQFSKNFAKLGMKAYAQDIQKKELDNGIDMVKHQKWSGAEYIDGLLRLAQGGLAATAAMGQGVTEDQFK, encoded by the coding sequence ATGGTCTCCGTTAAGGCTTCTGctgctgaaaagaaggaattcTTACAAAGTCAAATTGACGAAATTGAGAAATGGTGGTCCGAACCTCGTTGGAAGGACACCAAACGTATCTACTCTGCTTACGAAATTGCAAAGAGACGTGGTTCAGTAAAACCAAATACTTTCCCATCTACTGTGATGTCtcaaaaattgttcaaaatcttGGGGGAACACGCTAAGAACGGCACTGTCTCCAAGACTTTCGGTGCTTTGGACCCTGTTCAAGTGACCCAAATGTCTAAGTACTTGGATACCATTTACGTTTCAGGCTGGCAATGTTCTTCCACTGCATCAACTTCTAACGAACCGGGTCCAGATTTGGCTGATTACCCAATGGACACTGTACCAAACAAAGTGGAGCATTTGTTCAAGGCTCAACAATTCCATGACAGAAAACAATGGGAACGTATCTGTGATGGTaccattgaagaatctGAAATCATTGACTATTTGACTCCAATCGTTGCTGATGGTGACGCTGGTCATGGTGGTTTGACTGCTGTCTTCAAGTTGACAAAAATGTTCATCGAAAGAGGAGCTGCCGGTATCCACATTGAAGATCAAACTTCTACAAACAAAAAGTGTGGTCACATGGCTGGTAGATGTGTTATCCCAGTACAAGAACATATTAACAGATTGATCACTTGTAGAATGGCTGCAGATGTTTTGGGTTCAGATTTGATCCTTGTTGCCAGAACTGATTCTGAAGCCGCTACTCTATTATCCTCTACTGCCGATTCAAGGGACCATTACTTCATCTTGGGTGCTTCCAATCCAGCCGTCAAGGGTAAACCATTGAACGATTTACTGAACAAAGCTATCTTGGACGGTGCCACCATCGATGACTTACAAACCATCGAAAAAGAATGGTTGGCCAAGGCCGACGTTAAGCTGTTCCACGAAGTATTCGCTGACGCTGCCAAGGCTGCAGGTAAGGACCAATCCGTAATTGACCAATTCAACAGCAAAGTCAACCCATTAAGTGAAACATCAATCTATGAAATGCAAGCCTTGGCCAAGGAATTGTTGGGTACCGAATTGTTCTTCGACTGGGACTTGCCAAGAGGCCGTGAAGGTTTGTACCGTTACCAAGGTGGTACTCAGTGTTCTGTGATGAGAGCTCGTGCCTTTGCTCCATACGCTGATCTATGTTGGATGGAATCTAACTACCCTGATTACGAACAAGCTAAGGAATTCGCTGAAGGTGTCACAGCTAAGTTCCCAGGCAAGTGGATGGCTTACAACTTGTCACCATCTTTCAACTGGACAAAAGCTATGTCTGTCGACGAACAAGAGacattcattcaaagattggGTGACTTGGGTTACATCTGGCAATTTATCACTTTAGCTGGTCTACATACAAGTGGTTTAGCCATCGAACAATTCTCCAAGAATTTCGCCAAGTTAGGAATGAAGGCATATGCTCAAGATATCcaaaagaaggaattgGATAACGGTATCGACATGGTAAAGCACCAGAAATGGTCTGGTGCTGAATATATCGATGGTCTATTAAGATTAGCACAAGGTGGTCTCGCTGCCACTGCTGCTATGGGTCAAGGTGTCACTGAGGATCAGTTCAAATAA